In Gammaproteobacteria bacterium, one genomic interval encodes:
- the mrdA gene encoding penicillin-binding protein 2 gives MATRPPSRHVEQGTLVRRATYLVFLLGLLSCVLLARLSYLQLIQHGYYAGQALGNQVQGRKVPPRRGVILDRNGEVIVANRAGFRLTLVPEQVDDLAGTLERLAHSGILDADTQPELIESSRRSQPFEAIPIRTRLNDELVARFAVVRHRFAGVDIEGLLLREYPLGAAGAHGLGYVTAVSAEDKARLEPEKYAGISHLGKTGVEGSYEDYLRGSAGSERVVTNAYGRPLSRTRELEPEPGADLLLALDRNLQAEAYAAMESRRGAVVAIDPRDGGVLVLVSSPAFDPNDFVAGMDSATFAELNRNTDRPMFNRAVRGTYPPGSTIKPMLAFSALTAGHREADHSVNCWGSFRLPGSRRVFRDWKREGHGPMNLHDAVAESCDVYFYRLARDMNVEGLHDSLVQFGFGTPTGLDVAGESAGIVPSRAWKRANFIDPAQQPWFPGDTVVAGIGQGYLTVTPLQLAQAVAQVAMRGRRYRPRLVEAIRDPASGNLVRMPPVQTGTLAPEAVEHWRTVVDSMVAVVHGPRGTARATGARLDFRMAGKTGTSQVRAMPQDDEEMPEEVEERFRDHSLFVAFAPVHDPVIAIAVIVENGGSGSGPAAEVASRLLETYLAGNAPPDLVARAQ, from the coding sequence ATGGCGACCCGCCCGCCAAGCCGGCACGTGGAGCAGGGCACGCTCGTCCGGCGGGCCACCTATCTGGTTTTTCTGCTGGGGCTCCTGTCGTGCGTGCTTCTTGCCCGACTGAGTTACCTGCAATTGATCCAGCACGGCTACTACGCCGGACAGGCCCTGGGCAACCAGGTGCAGGGCCGCAAGGTGCCACCGCGGCGCGGCGTCATCCTCGACCGCAACGGGGAAGTAATCGTGGCCAACCGGGCCGGATTCCGCCTGACCCTGGTACCGGAACAGGTCGATGACCTGGCCGGCACGCTCGAGCGCCTGGCGCATTCCGGAATCCTCGATGCGGACACCCAGCCCGAGCTGATTGAATCCTCGCGACGCTCACAGCCCTTCGAGGCCATTCCGATACGGACCCGCCTGAACGACGAGCTGGTCGCCAGGTTTGCGGTTGTGCGGCACCGTTTCGCCGGTGTGGACATCGAGGGATTGCTGCTCAGGGAATACCCCCTGGGTGCGGCCGGCGCTCACGGACTGGGTTACGTGACCGCGGTGAGCGCCGAGGACAAGGCGCGCCTGGAACCGGAAAAGTACGCCGGTATATCCCACCTCGGCAAGACCGGCGTGGAGGGCAGTTACGAGGACTATCTGCGCGGCAGCGCGGGCAGCGAGCGAGTCGTTACCAATGCTTACGGGCGTCCGCTTTCGCGCACGCGCGAACTGGAACCGGAACCGGGGGCCGACCTGCTCCTGGCGCTGGACAGAAACCTTCAGGCGGAGGCGTACGCCGCCATGGAATCGCGAAGGGGCGCGGTAGTCGCAATCGATCCCCGGGACGGCGGCGTGCTGGTCCTGGTCAGCAGCCCGGCTTTTGATCCCAACGATTTCGTTGCCGGCATGGACAGCGCCACCTTTGCCGAACTGAACCGCAACACCGACCGGCCCATGTTCAACCGGGCAGTGCGCGGAACCTATCCTCCGGGCTCGACCATCAAGCCGATGCTGGCGTTCTCCGCCCTGACGGCCGGGCATCGCGAGGCGGACCATAGCGTCAATTGCTGGGGCAGCTTCCGGCTGCCGGGGAGTCGGCGGGTCTTCCGGGACTGGAAGCGGGAAGGCCATGGCCCGATGAATCTGCATGATGCCGTCGCCGAGTCGTGCGACGTCTATTTCTACCGACTGGCGCGCGACATGAATGTTGAAGGCTTGCATGACAGTCTCGTTCAATTCGGCTTCGGCACGCCGACCGGCCTGGACGTGGCCGGCGAGAGTGCAGGAATCGTGCCCTCCAGGGCGTGGAAACGCGCCAATTTCATCGATCCCGCGCAGCAACCCTGGTTCCCGGGCGATACCGTCGTGGCGGGTATTGGCCAAGGCTACCTGACGGTGACGCCCCTGCAACTCGCGCAGGCGGTCGCGCAGGTTGCGATGCGGGGGCGGCGCTACAGGCCGCGGCTGGTCGAGGCCATCCGCGACCCGGCAAGCGGCAACCTGGTGCGGATGCCGCCGGTGCAGACCGGCACGCTGGCTCCGGAAGCGGTGGAACACTGGCGCACGGTCGTCGATTCCATGGTTGCCGTCGTTCACGGACCGCGCGGAACCGCCAGGGCCACCGGCGCGCGGCTCGACTTCCGGATGGCGGGCAAGACCGGGACCTCGCAGGTGCGGGCGATGCCGCAGGACGACGAGGAGATGCCCGAAGAGGTCGAGGAGCGCTTCCGGGACCATTCGCTGTTCGTGGCTTTCGCCCCGGTCCACGATCCCGTCATTGCGATTGCCGTGATCGTGGAGAACGGCGGTTCGGGCTCCGGCCCCGCCGCCGAGGTGGCCAGCCGTCTTCTCGAGACCTACCTGGCGGGCAATGCGCCGCCGGACCTGGTGGCCCGTGCGCAATGA
- the mreD gene encoding rod shape-determining protein MreD codes for MTEGAVARNYALVGVALLISVVPLPQLVGLWQPPWLAVALIWLVLAAPEDARLALAAVAGLLQDLLVGSPLGLHALAATLLVFLAANMRHWVVSSPPWLRFLLAMLMMTAYLSVVALIGGWFDYAGSWAGLASSLMSGGVLILIAFLFLRV; via the coding sequence ATGACGGAAGGCGCCGTTGCGCGGAACTACGCGCTTGTGGGCGTGGCCTTGCTGATAAGCGTGGTGCCGCTGCCGCAGCTCGTGGGCCTGTGGCAGCCTCCCTGGCTGGCCGTCGCGCTGATCTGGCTGGTCCTGGCCGCTCCCGAGGACGCGCGTCTTGCGCTGGCGGCAGTCGCCGGGCTGCTTCAGGACCTGCTGGTGGGCTCGCCACTGGGTCTGCACGCGCTGGCGGCCACCTTGCTGGTTTTTCTGGCCGCCAATATGCGCCACTGGGTCGTCTCGTCGCCTCCCTGGCTCAGGTTTCTCCTGGCGATGCTGATGATGACGGCGTACCTGAGTGTCGTGGCGCTGATCGGGGGCTGGTTCGATTACGCGGGCTCCTGGGCCGGGCTTGCAAGCAGCCTGATGAGCGGGGGCGTGCTGATCCTGATCGCGTTCCTGTTCCTCAGGGTCTGA
- the mreC gene encoding rod shape-determining protein MreC, translating into MTRWTATLRADRFRRRKGPSRAGECLLICLLSFGLLVVEANFPAVQKVRGVGELMLVPVQATVRLVSGGFRGVQGYFRDQSSLMRENQDLRTQLLRQDVDLQQMAALKSENEVLRSLHTLNAQLGSDNLTAETLPGNPDPSRHRVTLNKGSRQGAYIGQPVVDSGGVVGQVTRDYLVTSEALLISDANHALPVMFERTGLQAIALGTGRRDHRLLLPFVPAHADVNQGDTVVSSGSGGLFPAGLRVGVVEDVRNSSGEAFLEAFVTPSANLESPRQVLLLRSEPLQPGAEPGPVNGDSPAAAAGS; encoded by the coding sequence GTGACCCGGTGGACCGCAACGCTCAGGGCGGATCGCTTTCGAAGGCGAAAAGGGCCGAGCCGCGCCGGCGAGTGCCTGCTGATCTGCCTGTTGAGTTTCGGCCTGCTGGTCGTCGAAGCGAACTTTCCCGCCGTCCAGAAGGTGCGCGGGGTCGGTGAATTGATGCTTGTGCCGGTGCAGGCGACCGTGCGCCTCGTTTCCGGCGGCTTTCGCGGGGTTCAGGGCTATTTCCGCGATCAATCGTCCCTGATGCGCGAAAACCAGGACCTGCGCACGCAGCTGTTGCGGCAGGACGTGGACTTGCAGCAGATGGCGGCGCTGAAATCCGAGAACGAAGTGTTGCGTTCGCTGCACACGCTGAACGCCCAGCTCGGCTCGGACAATCTGACGGCTGAGACCCTGCCCGGAAATCCGGATCCCTCCCGCCACCGAGTGACCCTGAACAAGGGCAGCCGGCAGGGGGCGTATATCGGACAGCCGGTAGTCGATTCCGGCGGGGTGGTCGGCCAGGTGACCCGCGACTACCTCGTTACTTCGGAGGCGCTGCTGATCAGCGACGCCAATCACGCCCTGCCGGTCATGTTCGAGCGCACCGGACTGCAGGCGATAGCCCTGGGCACCGGCCGCAGGGATCATCGCCTGCTGCTGCCTTTCGTGCCGGCCCATGCCGACGTGAACCAGGGGGATACCGTGGTCAGTTCCGGCAGCGGCGGCCTGTTCCCCGCGGGATTGCGGGTCGGCGTGGTGGAGGATGTCCGCAACTCTTCGGGCGAGGCTTTCCTGGAAGCCTTCGTGACGCCCTCCGCCAACCTCGAAAGTCCGCGCCAGGTGCTTTTGCTGCGTTCGGAGCCGCTGCAGCCGGGCGCGGAACCGGGCCCGGTCAACGGCGACTCACCCGCCGCCGCCGCAGGATCATGA
- a CDS encoding rod shape-determining protein: MSNFVRGFIERLAVDLAIDLGTANTLVYVCGRGIVLNEPSVVALRRGADVGSDGVLAIGAEAFGMLGRTPCDLQIVKPLKDGVIANYEVAEQMLKHFIIKALGLGFFRPAVRRLVICVPHGATPVDRRAIEESARDAGAREVFVVDEPIVAAIGAGLPVHRPCGNMVVDIGGGTSEVAVLSMSSVVYARSVKAGGTRMDDAIVQYVRRNHGMSIGPSQAEVIKREVASAYPGEEISEIKLHGRSLSRGLHSQFTLNSNEVRDALNDTLEEIVQAVLDVLSHTPPELGADISQRGLVLAGGGALLPKLDSLIRERAAVPAFVAEDPLTCVVRGCGHLVETQGTVRFASEIAGPRWD, translated from the coding sequence ATGAGCAATTTTGTCCGTGGTTTCATAGAGCGGCTGGCCGTGGATCTGGCCATAGATCTGGGCACCGCCAACACCCTTGTATACGTCTGCGGGAGGGGGATCGTCCTGAACGAGCCCTCCGTCGTTGCGCTTCGGCGCGGGGCCGATGTCGGTTCGGACGGCGTGCTGGCCATCGGCGCGGAAGCGTTCGGAATGCTGGGACGCACGCCGTGCGATCTGCAGATCGTCAAGCCCCTGAAGGATGGCGTGATCGCCAACTACGAAGTCGCCGAGCAGATGCTCAAGCATTTCATCATCAAGGCCCTGGGCCTGGGTTTCTTTCGCCCGGCCGTCCGTCGCCTGGTGATCTGCGTCCCGCACGGGGCCACGCCGGTGGATCGCCGGGCCATTGAGGAATCGGCCCGCGACGCGGGCGCGCGCGAGGTGTTCGTCGTGGACGAGCCCATCGTCGCGGCCATAGGCGCGGGGCTGCCGGTCCACCGGCCCTGCGGCAACATGGTGGTGGACATTGGCGGCGGCACCTCGGAAGTCGCGGTCCTGTCGATGTCGAGCGTGGTCTACGCGCGCTCCGTCAAGGCCGGCGGAACCCGGATGGACGACGCCATCGTGCAGTACGTGCGGCGCAACCACGGTATGTCGATCGGACCCAGCCAGGCCGAAGTGATCAAGCGCGAGGTGGCCAGCGCCTACCCCGGCGAGGAAATCAGCGAAATCAAGTTGCACGGACGCAGTCTTTCCCGCGGCCTGCACTCCCAGTTCACGCTGAACAGCAACGAGGTGCGCGACGCCCTGAACGACACCCTGGAGGAAATCGTGCAGGCGGTGCTGGACGTCCTCTCGCATACCCCGCCGGAGCTGGGCGCCGACATCAGCCAGCGCGGCCTGGTCCTGGCCGGCGGCGGCGCGCTGCTGCCGAAGCTGGATTCGCTCATACGGGAACGCGCGGCGGTACCCGCCTTCGTGGCCGAGGATCCGTTGACCTGCGTGGTGCGCGGTTGCGGACACCTGGTGGAAACCCAGGGAACGGTGCGTTTCGCCAGCGAGATCGCCGGCCCGCGGTGGGACTGA